Genomic segment of Clostridium sp. Marseille-P299:
GTTTAAACTCTTAAATTAATTTTTTGAAGTTACTTTAACATCTTAATGAAGGATGTTCTTTCCAAGATATGAATTCATCTATTAAAACTAAATTTTTAAATTTATATATTCTTGGTACATCCCATAAAACTTTGGTATTATAGATTATTTTAACGAATAAACCTACACTTAGGATAATTCGAACATCCATAAAATTGTTGTCCTGCATTCATTCCCTTTTTAGCTGTTCGTAATACTAACTGCGCGCCACATTTAGGACATATCGGGGTTGCTGATATATTTTCATCCGTTGCGTTATTAATGCTTACGTCATCATTCTCTAAATTAGGAGTTTTATAATTCTTTTTTATGTTTTGAACATGTTGAAGTTTCTGTTCTTCAGTCACCTGTGTGAATGGATATAATTTATTATATAATTCATTAATTTCTTCCATACTCAATTTCCTACTCTGTGTGTTTTCTACCTTATTAACAGCACTTAATATCATATGTCTATTTATCACCTGTACGTCTTGACTAGTTACATTAATCTTTTTTAATGTACATCTTTCGGAAAATGCAATGATAGAATAAACTGGAATCTCCTCTCCCACTATGTTACGCAACCATTTAATATGTACCTTGTTCTGTATGATAGGATTAAAGAAACGTTCTTTATGGGACCGGCCTCTCCCCTTTGGTAATACCTGTGTCCAATTTTTTGCTTTTTCATCTCCAAAAATCCAACCACTATAATTTTTACTTTCAAAAACATAAATTCCGTTGGAATTAATAAGAAGTACATCAATCTCTGTTGTTTCTCCATTTTCCTTTGGTAGATAACAGTTAAACAGAAATTTCCCTCCCATATTTTCATGATTACGAAGTCGATTATAAATCTGGTATTCCCCATTCCGACCCGCATCAAATATTGTAAACAAAAATGGATTATGAGTTATCTTATAGTAGCTTCCTTTTTTGAATCGGTTATTCTTAGAAAAATATATTCCAAAAATTATTAGTATACTTAAAAATAATAGCATACAATTTACTTCTCCTCTAAAATACATATAATTCTGATTAACTTGTATTCACTTAGCAACTTAACGTTAAAATAATTCATTCACTACATCCTGAAAAATCATATCCACAGTCTTATTCAAACTAAATTCTGTAGTTATTATCTTTTCTGGGATAATATCAATGTAATCTTTTTCATTCCACCAACGTTTCATTTCTTCTTCTCCAAATTCATTGCAATTTGGCTTAGTTTGATGGCGTTTTAGCGTCTCCTCAAAAGGTACTTCGTAGTAGTATGCATAAATCTCTTGACCAAATTCCATTTTGATTTGTTCAAATAGTTCTCTATACCAGTCCGCTTTTAAAATTCCTTCCAGAATAACAATATCACAATTTTCCTTACCATACTTTACAAGTTCTATGAGTAATGGAAGTGCCTTTGTTTCTATCCCATCTTTTACATATAGAATTTCCCTTCGTATCACATCTTGTGATATTAGTAATGTACCGTGACCAAATTTTTTCTGCAACAATCTTGCTACTGTAGTTTTACCACTTCCCGAGTTACCTCTAAGAATTATTATTTTAGCCTTCTTATCCATATTTTTTTCCCTTTATATTATATTTAGTTAATTTATTGCACTTAACTTCTCGCTATTAAGATTATTAATGTAAAAGAGATTTAAGCTCTCTATTATATAAAAATATCTTTAAACACTTCTCATAATAATTTTTGTTATTCATTCTATTTATTGTATTGATTCTCTAATTTCCGGAAGTATGTCATATAAAGAACAATTCATTTTAGCTTCAAAATAGCTTTTGAATTCGTAAGTAGCTATCCATCGTAAAACAGTAAACGGAAATACACCATATCTTATTGTGGTATCAACAAAACGCTGTTCTAGAATACATAATCTATCTGGTAATGCCAAAGAGTCACATAAAATAATCAGCTTATCATAATCAGTATAGTTATGTTTACTAATAAATCTCTCCATCTCTTTTTGATCTTCTTGATCAATATCCATGTTTCCAATATCCTGATATATATTTTTTGTTGGATAAGAATGCGTCAAACAAATACCTGCGACTTCATTCCAATTTTTCGATAACATATAACGATATCCATCTATAGTATGTTTTACGGCAGAAGGACCATTTCTTCTTCCTATATCATGAAGTAATCCTAAAATATACGCTTTATCTGCGTCTAGATTACATAATTGCGCTATCGTTTCTGCTGCTTTTGCTACATTTTTAGAATGATTAATCCACGGACCAGGATTTAATTCATTCGCTAATTGCAATTCTAATTCCGCTTCCTTTCTTGTTGGCAACAATAATAGTTCACCTCTTCCACTTAAAATGTACTTAATAATACTTCTGACTTTATATTTGAAATAATACCATATTATCCCACTTTATTCATCCTTAAAATCATAATTATTTAACTTTCCATTTCATCAAAGTAGTGATATAATCATTCATTAAAAAATATTATTTGAAAGTGAGATTAAAATGGTTCTATTAGTCGTTGATACACAAAAGTTAATCACAAATGAAAACTTATATAAGTTCAATACGTTTGTTTCTAATGTAAAGGATCTGATACATGAAGCACGGGAACACAGTATTGAAGTAATCTATGTTCGCCACGATGATGGTATTGGAAATGAACTAACAAAAGGAATGGTTGGCTTTGAAATCTATGAAGAATTCCAACCAATGAACGATGAAAAGATATTTGATAAAACGGTTAACAGTGCTTTTAAAGAAAGCGGCTTATTAGAATACTTAAGAGAAAAAGGAGAAAACGATATAATTATCGTTGGGCTACAAACGGATTTTTGTATTGATGCAACAATTAAATGCGGGTTTGAACATGGTTTTCATATTATCGTTCCTGCATATGCAAATACAACAGTAAATAATCAATTTATGTCAGCTGAACAAAGCTATCAATATTACAATGACTTCATGTGGAAAGGTAGATACGCAGAATGTATCACTATTGACGAGACAGTAAAAAAAATGCGTTTGTTTAATTTCCATGCTTAACTGATTAGAAACATTTTTAAGCTAAAATATTAATTATAATAAAAATATGTGTAAAATTGATTGAAAGGATGTGTCACATAAAATTTACATATGATATATCCCTTCTTTCTATAGACTTCCTTTTCATCATATAAAAAAAGACCACCTCATAATGTATACACACTATAAGATAGTCTTTTAAACGAGAACAACAAGATTTATTAATAAGTCTTAGAACAAACGGTAACATTCATTACAAATGTCCCCGAGATGTGGTAACCCAATATCTATTCCCATATAAAATTCTCTTTTTGGGCACCAATTTCAAAATGGTACTTCGCTATTCCAAGATCTATTTTACTATAAAAACCTATTCCTGCCTTTGCCTTCACTTTATTTTCATTTAAAATAAATTTAAACTTTTGCTGGTTCATTGCAGTTGGAGCAAGTAATGCGGCATCAATTCCTTTTCTAAACCAATCTGGTGCAGCACCATTTACTTTACACACATCCTCGTAAGACTTTGACTTACGTTCCACTCCTTGAGTCTTTCCATAACCAATGGCAATCACAACGCATAGTTTTTCACCTTTTTCAACGATAAATGCATCTTTAATTTTACTAAAAGTAAGAGCAACCCAGCAAGTATTAAGTCCAAGTTGTTGTGCATATAAGACAATCTTTTCGCCATAATATCCACATTTTTCTTCCAATTCAGAATTGTTTGTTCCAACCAGTGCTATATAGTTTTTTACACCAGAGAATTTACCATAGTGAGCCATAAACCCATCAAATGCTTTCTCTTCATTTAAAACTAATTGCATATGAAGGCCACTTTCTTTATTGCAAGTTGCTATCATTTGCTGTAATTTCTCTTTTGTTTCTCCAGTAATTTTTCTGTCATCATATGAACGTACAGAATGTCTCTTTCTCATTGCTTCTAAAATTTCCATACATAATCCCCCTATATTTCTATTGTGTGCGGCTTAATACTCGGATCATGAGTTGCTAAAATTGCTTCACAAGTCTGCTTCCTACTAATATTTTGAACCCACTTAAGAGAACGTATTGCTGCATCCTTATCGACAGTAAGTCCTGGTATCCATATTTCTTCCCATGACTTTTTCATATAACCTGTATCACCAATAATAGCAATAAATTTTTCTTTTCCTTGGATTAGTGTAGTAAATAGTCCATGAGAATGCCCTGGAGTACTTACTAATTGTATGCTTCCATCCCCAAATACATCAAAACTTTTACCAAAAGGGCCGATACCCTTGTTTGTAAATTCAAATGTACCAACTTCTACACCATTCCATAATTCGGGATGATATCGAAAACTATATCTTTTCATCTGACTATCTTGCCATTCCTCACGGGATACCATAATATTTTTTGCATCTTTTACAAGCCTTAATCCATCGATATGATCACCATCCATGTGACTAATGAATACATAATCAAGGTCAGACGTTTTATATCCTAACCTATCTAGCTGCTCATTGATTGCCATGCCTTTTGGTAAGTCTGCATAGCTAATAGGTAGCAAACCAAATTTACGTTTCACTGTAATATTTCGTTTGCTTGTATGCCATCCAGTATCAATTAATACCAGCCCATCGGGATGCTCTATCAGGTAAGTTGTTACAGGTAACCAAACTCGATGTTTGGCACTTCTAAAAAATCCTGTTACAGCGAATGGATTCTTCTGTTTTAAGGGCACTCCAATATCTACAGATACCCGCCCTGTTTGTAATATATGAATTTTAATCATCACCACTCCTGTCTGGAACATTCTTCATAATTCTTTTTATATCATTAAAAAGACGTATCATCTTATCAATTTCAATGTCTTCTGGGTCTAAATAGTAATAAATTAATGTTCCTTCTTTACGTGATTTTACAATCCCAGCATCTTTTAATATCTGCATATGATGAGATACTGCTGGTCTTGAAAGATTAGTTTTTTTAGCTAAGTCCACTACTCGAATACCACTACATTCGCTACTAAGCATAATTAAAAGTAAATGTTGCCTCGTCTCATCTCCCATAGCTAGTAGAGTTTTCTGACAAGCTTGAAGTTCTTCCCTTAATCGTTCGATATCTTCAATTGTATTCAAATCTTTCATTCACCTCTATCTGTTTAAACACTTAAACACTTGCATTATAACACAATTATTTTATCCCAAAACATCCGTAAAGAAAATCGAGATGGATAATTTTACGCTATAGAAACAAATGGGGAATTTCAATCTGCTTATGGATTTTATGTCATATGCATCTTTAATGGAGCGTTTAAAATATAAATCATTGATACTTTTATTATTCAAAATAAAATACTCCGTGAATCTTTCAATGTACTATTAAATCCATTCAAAGATTTCGCGGAGATATGTTATAGTTTATTATCCTGATATCAAATCTATTCTAAATTCTTTTTGTAATGTTAAGCTAAAAAAACAAATTGTCCTAAAAATCTACCTATCGCTATTTATAATTTCATAACAAGCATATGTAAATTCTTTAAAGCTGTTTACATTAGATATTAAACCACTCTTTAATTTATCACTCGTATCAATTGCCAATTGATATTGTTTACTATTAATATCATTCTCTTTCAAAGCTTGTATTAGCTCATCCATATCATCTTCGATAATATCTCCATTTGGATAAACCACTAAATCCAAATATAAATCATCAAAATATGGGATACCATCTTCCATTCCTTGACTTGCTATCATATCGA
This window contains:
- a CDS encoding N-acyl homoserine lactonase family protein translates to MIKIHILQTGRVSVDIGVPLKQKNPFAVTGFFRSAKHRVWLPVTTYLIEHPDGLVLIDTGWHTSKRNITVKRKFGLLPISYADLPKGMAINEQLDRLGYKTSDLDYVFISHMDGDHIDGLRLVKDAKNIMVSREEWQDSQMKRYSFRYHPELWNGVEVGTFEFTNKGIGPFGKSFDVFGDGSIQLVSTPGHSHGLFTTLIQGKEKFIAIIGDTGYMKKSWEEIWIPGLTVDKDAAIRSLKWVQNISRKQTCEAILATHDPSIKPHTIEI
- a CDS encoding kinase — translated: MDKKAKIIILRGNSGSGKTTVARLLQKKFGHGTLLISQDVIRREILYVKDGIETKALPLLIELVKYGKENCDIVILEGILKADWYRELFEQIKMEFGQEIYAYYYEVPFEETLKRHQTKPNCNEFGEEEMKRWWNEKDYIDIIPEKIITTEFSLNKTVDMIFQDVVNELF
- a CDS encoding cysteine hydrolase family protein → MVLLVVDTQKLITNENLYKFNTFVSNVKDLIHEAREHSIEVIYVRHDDGIGNELTKGMVGFEIYEEFQPMNDEKIFDKTVNSAFKESGLLEYLREKGENDIIIVGLQTDFCIDATIKCGFEHGFHIIVPAYANTTVNNQFMSAEQSYQYYNDFMWKGRYAECITIDETVKKMRLFNFHA
- a CDS encoding ArsR/SmtB family transcription factor; translation: MKDLNTIEDIERLREELQACQKTLLAMGDETRQHLLLIMLSSECSGIRVVDLAKKTNLSRPAVSHHMQILKDAGIVKSRKEGTLIYYYLDPEDIEIDKMIRLFNDIKRIMKNVPDRSGDD
- a CDS encoding NERD domain-containing protein, giving the protein MLLFLSILIIFGIYFSKNNRFKKGSYYKITHNPFLFTIFDAGRNGEYQIYNRLRNHENMGGKFLFNCYLPKENGETTEIDVLLINSNGIYVFESKNYSGWIFGDEKAKNWTQVLPKGRGRSHKERFFNPIIQNKVHIKWLRNIVGEEIPVYSIIAFSERCTLKKINVTSQDVQVINRHMILSAVNKVENTQSRKLSMEEINELYNKLYPFTQVTEEQKLQHVQNIKKNYKTPNLENDDVSINNATDENISATPICPKCGAQLVLRTAKKGMNAGQQFYGCSNYPKCRFIR
- a CDS encoding HD domain-containing protein, which gives rise to MPTRKEAELELQLANELNPGPWINHSKNVAKAAETIAQLCNLDADKAYILGLLHDIGRRNGPSAVKHTIDGYRYMLSKNWNEVAGICLTHSYPTKNIYQDIGNMDIDQEDQKEMERFISKHNYTDYDKLIILCDSLALPDRLCILEQRFVDTTIRYGVFPFTVLRWIATYEFKSYFEAKMNCSLYDILPEIRESIQ
- a CDS encoding DUF402 domain-containing protein, with amino-acid sequence MKRSSLSYEEWTCIQSKKITGITVNNKLLNGYIGLIDIEEVDEPQIWKFNGEEIIVCDKGLKWLTILPKNDHYCITAMMDENSEILLWYIDMIASQGMEDGIPYFDDLYLDLVVYPNGDIIEDDMDELIQALKENDINSKQYQLAIDTSDKLKSGLISNVNSFKEFTYACYEIINSDR
- a CDS encoding nitroreductase family protein, with the protein product MEILEAMRKRHSVRSYDDRKITGETKEKLQQMIATCNKESGLHMQLVLNEEKAFDGFMAHYGKFSGVKNYIALVGTNNSELEEKCGYYGEKIVLYAQQLGLNTCWVALTFSKIKDAFIVEKGEKLCVVIAIGYGKTQGVERKSKSYEDVCKVNGAAPDWFRKGIDAALLAPTAMNQQKFKFILNENKVKAKAGIGFYSKIDLGIAKYHFEIGAQKENFIWE